In one Primulina huaijiensis isolate GDHJ02 unplaced genomic scaffold, ASM1229523v2 scaffold42179, whole genome shotgun sequence genomic region, the following are encoded:
- the LOC140969519 gene encoding UDP-glycosyltransferase 91C1-like, translating to MADDRKLHIVMFPWLAFGHIIPFLELSEAIARKGHKISFISTPRNIDRLPKLRPNVASSITFVKIPLPLVEGLPENAEATMDIGNEDVDFLKIAHDLMEPAVARFLTNSRADAVVYDFSAHWLPPIAIDLGISRVMFWIFQAWILAWVGKAEGFINGFEGRRRPEEFMIAPEWVTFHTKVAWKYHEAKEILSLREPNGSGFSDGYRAGVALLKSDAIIMRHCNEFDTEWFNLLPNLYPQEVIPIGFLPPHVQETKQDDSETSWISIKEWLDKQTKGSVLYIAFGTEVTPKQDQLDELAHGLELSQVPFLWVFRRPALSRRDDKIHLPEGFEERVKGRGVVWIDWAPQVKILKHDSVGAFLTHCGTTSTFEALMYGLPLVMLPLLADLWMNARILEEKQIGMEIQRNDEDGSFTRDSVAQCIRMVMVEDVGQKFRDKAKEASAVLGEREIHDGYLDKFTEYLLMHKS from the coding sequence ATGGCTGATGATCGGAAGCTACACATCGTGATGTTCCCATGGCTGGCTTTTGGGCACATCATTCCGTTCTTGGAGCTCTCCGAAGCCATAGCTCGAAAGGGTCACAAAATCTCCTTCATTTCTACCCCACGAAACATCGATCGCCTCCCAAAACTCCGTCCAAACGTAGCATCTTCCATCACTTTCGTCAAAATCCCATTACCCCTAGTTGAAGGTCTCCCGGAGAACGCAGAGGCCACCATGGATATCGGAAATGAAGATGTTGACTTTCTGAAAATAGCTCACGACTTGATGGAGCCTGCTGTGGCTCGGTTTCTGACGAATTCCCGGGCGGACGCCGTTGTTTACGATTTTTCTGCTCATTGGCTGCCTCCGATTGCGATCGATCTTGGTATTTCGCGAGTCATGTTTTGGATTTTCCAAGCTTGGATCTTGGCTTGGGTAGGGAAAGCCGAGGGTTTTATAAATGGGTTCGAGGGCAGAAGGAGGCCAGAAGAGTTCATGATTGCTCCAGAATGGGTCACATTTCATACCAAGGTGGCATGGAAATACCACGAAGCCAAAGAAATCCTTAGTTTAAGAGAACCCAACGGGTCGGGCTTCTCTGATGGGTATCGGGCGGGCGTTGCGTTGTTGAAATCTGATGCAATAATAATGCGACACTGCAATGAGTTTGACACCGAGTGGTTCAATCTGCTGCCTAATCTTTATCCACAAGAAGTGATCCCAATCGGATTCTTGCCACCCCATGTACAAGAAACCAAGCAAGATGATTCCGAAACGTCGTGGATTTCAATCAAAGAGTGGCTCGACAAACAAACCAAAGGCTCTGTTCTGTACATTGCATTTGGAACAGAAGTAACACCGAAACAAGATCAACTCGACGAACTAGCACACGGGCTCGAACTATCTCAAGTTCCTTTCCTTTGGGTTTTCCGAAGGCCGGCGTTATCAAGGAGGGACGACAAGATACACCTACCCGAGGGATTCGAGGAGAGAGTAAAGGGACGAGGGGTTGTTTGGATAGATTGGGCACCACAGGTGAAGATACTTAAGCATGATTCGGTTGGTGCATTCTTGACTCACTGTGGAACCACTTCGACGTTCGAGGCGCTCATGTACGGCTTACCCCTGGTTATGCTACCATTGTTGGCGGATCTGTGGATGAACGCTAGGATTTTAGAGGAAAAGCAGATAGGTATGGAAATACAACGTAACGACGAAGACGGATCGTTCACGAGAGATTCAGTAGCGCAGTGTATAAGAATGGTGATGGTTGAAGATGTTGGGCAGAAATTTAGGGACAAAGCTAAGGAAGCAAGTGCAGTTCTTGGTGAGCGAGAGATACACGATGGATACCTAGACAAATTCACCGAGTATCTTCTAATGCATAAAAGTTGA